From a single Glycine soja cultivar W05 chromosome 19, ASM419377v2, whole genome shotgun sequence genomic region:
- the LOC114398617 gene encoding uncharacterized protein LOC114398617 — protein MTLEEDYSAIKENPKKLGDPSSFTIPISIGNLSVGRVFIDLGSNINLMPLSLLNKIGKIEMKPTHMMIQLANHSINFPLGIVENIPVRVGRFTIPVDFVIMDIKEDVNVPLILGIPFMNTANIIIGVAEGKCT, from the coding sequence ATGACTCTTGAAGAGGATTATAGTGCCATCAAGGAGAATCCAAAGAAGCTAGGTGATCCCAGTAGTTTTACTATTCCTATATCAATTGGGAATCTATCAGTAGGAAGAGTATTCATTGATCTTGGATCTAACatcaacttaatgccattaTCTCTGCTAAACAAAATTGGAAAGATAGAAATGAAACCAACACACATGATGATACAACTAGCAAATCATTCCATTAATTTTCCTCTTGGAATAGTGGAGAACATCCCTGTACGAGTTGGGAGGTTCACCATACCAGTGGACTTTGTCATCATGGATATCAAAGAAGATGTCAATGTCCCTTTAATTCTAGGAATACCATTTATGAATACTGCTAATATCATCATCGGTGTTGCGGAGGGCAAATGCACTTGA